One part of the Bacillus sp. FJAT-27916 genome encodes these proteins:
- a CDS encoding bifunctional glycosyltransferase/CDP-glycerol:glycerophosphate glycerophosphotransferase, whose amino-acid sequence MTKLSVIVPIYNVESYLEECLDSLANQSLNGIEVIMVNDGSTDSSGEIMHEYARRYSNFYAYDKENGGLGQARNFGVPFASGEYIAFVDSDDYLPEDAYKKLYNTIKETGSDIAIGNVIRYNSTKEFPSVLHKRVFKDTVLKAHISRNPELIYDTTAWNKVFKTSFWKENNFQFPEGMLYEDLPVTIPAHFKAKSVDIISDVVYHWRARDVGDQSITQQRTNLVNLTDRLKAIRMVDEHFQKNNIDESLKIDKDFKNLEIDLLVYLNQLDSADDEYIDVYLKEVSSYLKGVSRLALKKLNAIDRLKYYFVEKQDKEKLLEILNFQKYHLRYKKVIKEGTNYYGDYPYKEIVPKDLLLLNDELLVKKKIESVQWQGSVLNIKGYAYIKDIDIKKAKDIQLKAFFVNETTGEEVEIRHIKQQRRPDITFRFGVDIASKLPLKRLYNYKWSGWELKVDLAQEEIINMGVGKFKIVLDMTANGINRRFTIGEPVSGRVSKPKFRIFKKDIFFVKYNAAWDLIISKEDLITRMDKVEVSDGKLIVHGETKLPLEGSLICLRNYDIRKDIKGSIKGIEKTSEGTTKFLANIPISDLKKASSRGNWFGHIYYNNEFTPLTTDINLLGKKISFGSNEMNISHSPAANLQLMVTQHTVNVKKLELNEEMLKLDLKVSTGYISKEKKQTISVLMVNNKLRREVYFDTYVSKEQHDEVIVSCEVKVDEAFQNLDMGIWSIYLSVLDNRGKVLQKDIIYYDIENIDNQKRLYKETNFKFYRKKKDNSLSLKVEKEWGWIERGPRRQEVIRKVVYPLMRMFMPLKRKTVVFESYWGKSFDCNPRALYEYIDENLKNYETVWFFKDENTAITGGGKKVRINSFSYYYYLARAKYFVNNVNFPDFYKKRKNTVELQTMHGTPLKTLGLDVPGEVDIEPKRSMFLAKCGRWDYLTVPSVYVEDISKRAFNFDKKVMRYGYPRNDKLFTGNNETNILELKSKLNIPLDKKVIFYAPTWRIKNWFKVEMDLEKMYRELKDEYVVLFKFHHFVAKSVTLPKYPGFVYNFSNYDDIRDLYLVSDILVTDYSSVMFDFAILNKPQILFTYDLEKYRDNLRGMYLDILEEAPGPITRDTDELIDAIKTVDNSSHVKKMNKFRQKYCQFDNGNASKMIAEELLGLSKVNKVVKYKKRNTDTTITKDIKKVSV is encoded by the coding sequence ATCAAAGAAACAGGCTCAGACATAGCAATCGGAAATGTTATTCGTTATAATTCGACAAAAGAATTTCCATCTGTACTACATAAAAGAGTGTTTAAGGATACAGTGCTAAAGGCTCATATTAGTCGAAATCCAGAGTTAATATATGATACTACTGCTTGGAATAAGGTTTTCAAAACCTCATTTTGGAAGGAAAATAACTTTCAATTTCCTGAAGGTATGTTATATGAAGATTTGCCTGTGACTATTCCAGCACATTTCAAAGCGAAGTCTGTCGATATTATAAGTGATGTTGTTTACCATTGGCGTGCCAGAGATGTTGGTGACCAATCTATTACTCAGCAAAGGACGAATTTAGTTAATTTAACTGATAGATTGAAAGCCATTCGAATGGTGGATGAACATTTCCAAAAAAACAATATAGATGAATCATTAAAAATTGATAAAGATTTCAAGAATCTTGAGATCGATCTTTTAGTTTATTTAAACCAATTAGATTCAGCAGATGATGAGTATATAGATGTTTATCTTAAAGAGGTATCGAGTTACTTAAAAGGTGTCAGCAGATTAGCCTTGAAAAAATTGAATGCAATTGATCGATTGAAATATTATTTTGTTGAAAAGCAAGACAAAGAAAAGTTATTAGAAATCCTTAACTTCCAGAAATATCATCTCCGATATAAGAAGGTCATAAAAGAAGGAACAAATTATTACGGAGACTACCCATACAAGGAAATCGTACCTAAAGATCTCCTTTTATTAAATGATGAATTATTAGTTAAGAAGAAGATTGAGTCAGTCCAATGGCAAGGAAGCGTATTAAACATAAAAGGGTACGCGTATATCAAAGATATCGATATTAAAAAGGCAAAGGATATACAATTGAAGGCCTTTTTCGTTAATGAAACGACGGGTGAAGAGGTAGAGATTCGTCATATTAAACAACAGCGAAGACCTGATATCACTTTCAGATTTGGCGTTGATATCGCCTCGAAATTACCTTTAAAGCGTTTGTATAATTATAAGTGGTCTGGCTGGGAGTTGAAGGTTGACCTGGCTCAAGAAGAAATCATCAATATGGGCGTAGGGAAATTCAAGATAGTCCTAGATATGACGGCGAACGGCATTAATAGGAGATTCACTATTGGGGAACCGGTAAGCGGCCGTGTATCAAAGCCAAAGTTCCGTATTTTTAAGAAAGATATTTTCTTTGTTAAATATAATGCAGCTTGGGACTTGATCATTTCAAAAGAAGATTTAATTACTAGAATGGACAAGGTGGAAGTAAGTGATGGAAAGCTTATCGTTCATGGGGAAACAAAGCTTCCGCTAGAAGGTAGTCTCATTTGTTTAAGGAACTATGATATTAGAAAAGACATCAAAGGGTCTATTAAAGGTATAGAAAAAACGAGTGAAGGCACTACGAAATTTTTGGCCAATATACCTATCTCAGATTTGAAAAAAGCTTCGAGTCGCGGGAACTGGTTTGGACATATATACTATAATAATGAATTTACTCCACTTACTACCGATATCAATCTACTTGGGAAAAAGATAAGCTTTGGATCTAATGAAATGAACATTTCGCATAGTCCAGCAGCCAATTTACAGCTTATGGTCACGCAACATACAGTAAATGTCAAGAAATTAGAGCTTAATGAAGAAATGTTGAAGTTAGATTTGAAGGTATCTACAGGCTATATTTCAAAAGAAAAGAAACAAACAATTAGTGTTCTCATGGTTAACAATAAGTTACGCAGAGAAGTATACTTTGATACATATGTTTCAAAGGAACAGCATGATGAAGTCATTGTTTCTTGCGAAGTCAAGGTGGATGAAGCATTCCAAAACTTGGATATGGGTATTTGGAGTATTTATTTATCTGTCTTGGATAATCGAGGAAAAGTCCTTCAGAAAGACATAATTTATTATGATATAGAAAATATAGACAATCAAAAAAGATTGTATAAAGAGACGAATTTCAAATTCTACAGAAAGAAAAAAGATAATAGTTTATCACTCAAGGTTGAGAAAGAGTGGGGTTGGATTGAGAGAGGCCCTCGTAGGCAAGAGGTAATCAGAAAAGTGGTGTACCCTCTTATGAGGATGTTTATGCCACTTAAAAGAAAAACAGTCGTTTTTGAAAGCTATTGGGGAAAATCCTTTGATTGTAATCCAAGAGCACTCTACGAATATATTGATGAAAACCTTAAAAACTACGAAACAGTTTGGTTCTTTAAAGATGAAAACACGGCTATAACAGGTGGAGGAAAGAAAGTTAGAATTAATTCATTCAGTTATTATTATTATTTGGCAAGGGCGAAATACTTTGTCAACAATGTCAATTTCCCTGACTTCTATAAAAAGAGAAAGAACACCGTTGAATTGCAGACAATGCATGGAACTCCACTTAAAACTTTGGGGTTAGATGTACCTGGAGAGGTTGATATTGAACCAAAAAGAAGTATGTTTCTAGCGAAATGCGGCAGATGGGACTATTTGACAGTTCCGAGTGTGTATGTAGAGGACATATCTAAGAGAGCGTTTAATTTTGACAAAAAAGTTATGAGATATGGTTATCCGAGAAATGATAAATTATTTACGGGTAATAATGAGACAAATATTCTGGAGTTAAAGAGTAAGTTGAATATTCCTCTCGACAAAAAGGTGATTTTTTATGCGCCAACATGGAGAATAAAGAATTGGTTTAAAGTTGAGATGGATCTCGAGAAGATGTACAGGGAACTAAAAGACGAATATGTGGTTTTATTTAAATTTCACCATTTTGTTGCTAAGTCTGTAACATTACCGAAATATCCGGGATTTGTTTATAATTTTTCAAATTATGATGATATCCGTGATTTATATTTAGTCTCTGATATTCTTGTCACAGATTATTCTTCCGTTATGTTTGATTTTGCTATTTTGAACAAGCCTCAAATCTTATTTACTTATGACTTAGAGAAATATAGAGATAATTTAAGAGGAATGTACTTGGATATTCTTGAAGAGGCACCAGGACCTATTACAAGAGATACAGATGAGTTAATAGATGCTATAAAAACAGTGGATAACAGCTCCCATGTTAAGAAAATGAATAAGTTCCGTCAGAAATACTGTCAGTTTGATAATGGAAATGCTTCGAAGATGATTGCAGAGGAATTATTGGGACTATCAAAAGTTAATAAGGTTGTTAAATATAAAAAGAGAAATACAGATACCACTATCACCAAAGATATTAAGAAAGTTAGCGTATAA
- a CDS encoding glycosyltransferase, protein MKTVYSLINSIDINRGGLTRVMLERASYLADRGYDAKLLTIDYSERYDEIEQTLHATNRLSRKVQILNVYEYYKKLNSRGPVTEKQLEKYDLESQLFEPGFFIEDNMEGKHEARYFTKEGLYVKYKKWTKDGKLEFIDYFDETRAKFKRELYQSSGYKKKVIYFDKSTTIPKQELLYTEDGFCYLNIQINTETKKPNLIFLFDRETNKVTSFGTSNPLLLFHAHWLNEICEAHEQKPYLINDGIFLTHTILKVKKEAAFKICTIHINHFDAPFVYGSPLRKSHVHLLNNIEHIDALVLLTDTQKNQIEKQFGDYNNAHVIPNATRTADIEVYNGEKDPNLISIVGRYHPQKIMDDAIKAFKIVTKQFPDAKLQLFGSGPDEGDLRKLVRDLELDNNVSINGYTTELSEIYGKSLFTVFTSIYEGFGLVLLESMFQKTPVISYDVSYGPGDIIDHQKDGILVYENSVDQLAKEMISMLSNPQLAIDMGEKAHQKVMEKFTYEQTINKWVDLIESFELQTVNAQ, encoded by the coding sequence ATGAAGACAGTCTATAGCCTAATAAACAGTATTGATATTAATAGGGGCGGATTAACAAGAGTTATGCTTGAAAGAGCCTCTTATTTAGCGGACAGGGGTTATGATGCTAAATTATTAACGATTGATTACTCAGAAAGATATGATGAAATCGAACAAACACTCCATGCAACTAATCGGTTATCTAGGAAAGTGCAAATACTCAATGTATATGAGTATTATAAGAAGCTGAATAGTAGAGGACCTGTTACAGAGAAGCAGTTGGAAAAATATGACCTAGAATCCCAATTATTTGAGCCAGGTTTCTTTATTGAGGATAATATGGAAGGTAAGCACGAAGCTAGATATTTTACTAAGGAAGGCCTCTATGTAAAATATAAAAAATGGACAAAAGATGGGAAATTAGAGTTCATTGATTATTTTGATGAAACACGAGCGAAATTCAAGCGGGAGTTATATCAATCTAGCGGGTACAAGAAGAAAGTAATCTATTTTGATAAGAGTACCACTATTCCGAAACAAGAGTTATTGTACACGGAAGATGGTTTCTGCTACTTGAACATCCAGATAAATACAGAAACAAAAAAACCGAACTTAATATTTCTTTTTGATAGAGAAACAAATAAGGTAACTTCATTCGGGACATCAAATCCATTACTTCTTTTCCATGCTCATTGGCTCAATGAAATATGTGAGGCTCATGAGCAAAAACCGTATCTTATTAATGACGGCATATTCCTGACTCATACTATATTAAAGGTAAAGAAAGAAGCAGCATTCAAAATATGTACTATACATATCAATCATTTTGATGCTCCTTTCGTATATGGCTCCCCATTGAGAAAGAGTCACGTACATTTATTGAATAATATTGAACATATAGATGCATTAGTATTGTTAACCGATACGCAGAAGAACCAGATTGAGAAACAATTCGGGGACTATAATAATGCACATGTGATTCCGAATGCTACTAGGACAGCTGATATAGAGGTTTATAATGGAGAAAAAGATCCTAACTTAATCTCAATCGTTGGAAGATATCACCCACAAAAAATTATGGATGATGCTATAAAAGCATTTAAAATTGTCACTAAGCAATTTCCGGATGCTAAATTACAGCTCTTTGGCAGTGGTCCAGATGAGGGCGACTTGCGTAAACTAGTACGGGATTTAGAATTAGATAACAATGTAAGTATTAACGGTTATACTACAGAGTTAAGTGAAATCTATGGCAAATCGCTGTTTACCGTTTTCACATCAATATATGAAGGCTTTGGCCTTGTTTTATTGGAATCCATGTTCCAAAAAACACCAGTTATTAGTTATGATGTTTCTTATGGACCTGGAGATATTATTGACCATCAAAAAGATGGAATACTTGTGTACGAGAATTCAGTTGATCAATTAGCTAAAGAAATGATATCCATGTTGTCGAATCCTCAATTAGCTATAGATATGGGTGAGAAAGCACATCAAAAAGTGATGGAAAAATTCACTTATGAACAGACAATTAATAAGTGGGTTGATTTAATAGAGAGCTTCGAATTGCAGACAGTTAATGCTCAATAA
- the tagU gene encoding polyisoprenyl-teichoic acid--peptidoglycan teichoic acid transferase TagU, translating into MRAEKKRKKKKTWVKVLLITLAVLLIGIGTYAFMVYSSLSDAVNNMQEETNRDGSSKRTEQLSLKEQSPFSVLLLGVDERKGDVGRSDTMIVLTVNPILESIKMVSIPRDTRTDIIGRGTTDKINHAYAFGGAEMAIDTVENFLDIPIDYYVKVNMDGFEDIVNAVGGVTVVNDLDFSYDGFHFAKGTIELNGKEALAYSRMRKQDPQGDFGRQKRQRQIIQAVINEGASLSTLTNFDDIFDALGKNVKTDITFSQMVTIQKNYKQAAKSLEQIQVEGSGTKIDGIYYYVVSDEYKSGLQDKLKKHLQISN; encoded by the coding sequence ATGAGAGCAGAAAAGAAAAGAAAAAAGAAAAAAACATGGGTAAAGGTGCTTCTTATTACTTTAGCTGTCTTATTGATTGGCATTGGCACCTATGCATTTATGGTTTATAGCTCCTTAAGCGATGCAGTTAATAATATGCAGGAAGAAACCAACCGCGATGGCTCGAGCAAACGGACTGAGCAATTAAGCTTGAAGGAACAATCACCGTTCTCTGTACTATTGCTTGGAGTCGACGAACGCAAGGGGGACGTCGGACGCTCTGACACGATGATTGTCTTGACTGTCAATCCAATCTTGGAATCTATCAAGATGGTCAGTATCCCGCGTGATACACGAACAGACATCATCGGCCGTGGGACAACCGATAAAATCAACCATGCCTATGCCTTCGGCGGCGCAGAAATGGCCATTGACACAGTAGAGAACTTCCTTGATATCCCTATTGATTACTATGTGAAAGTCAATATGGATGGATTTGAAGACATCGTTAATGCAGTCGGCGGGGTGACCGTTGTCAATGACCTCGACTTTTCCTACGATGGCTTCCACTTCGCCAAAGGAACAATTGAGTTGAACGGGAAAGAAGCACTCGCTTATTCCCGCATGAGGAAGCAAGATCCTCAAGGGGACTTTGGCCGCCAGAAACGCCAGCGTCAAATCATTCAAGCAGTAATCAATGAAGGGGCAAGCCTTTCTACCTTAACCAATTTCGATGATATATTTGATGCATTAGGAAAAAATGTGAAGACAGACATCACATTCTCACAAATGGTGACGATCCAGAAAAATTATAAGCAAGCCGCGAAATCTCTTGAACAGATTCAAGTGGAAGGCAGCGGAACGAAGATTGACGGGATTTATTATTATGTTGTATCAGATGAATACAAATCCGGGCTGCAGGACAAACTGAAGAAGCATTTACAAATCTCCAACTAA
- a CDS encoding ABC transporter permease → MKESFHIIREQWRSIPLITRLAVYDMKSQYQIHYLGILWQWLNPLIQVFAYWFVFGMGLRQGAAIEGGYPFIIWMLAGIIPWFFISPTLLQGASSIYKRINLVAKMNFPVSALPTVAIVTNLFTYFIMIIIYVIILLLNGYYPTLYWLQYFYYLLCMVAFLFSISLFNSTISIIVRDYQQMLQAVTRLLFFLTPIFWSMDHIEGAVGTIIKLNPFYYIIDGFRNTFLYETWFFNDVKYGLYFWLLTLLLLMVGSIMHMKFRDRFVDFL, encoded by the coding sequence ATGAAGGAAAGCTTTCACATTATCCGTGAACAATGGCGTTCAATACCGCTGATTACTCGTTTAGCTGTATATGATATGAAATCACAATACCAAATTCATTATTTGGGTATTCTCTGGCAGTGGCTGAACCCGCTGATCCAGGTTTTTGCTTATTGGTTTGTATTCGGAATGGGGTTAAGGCAAGGAGCGGCAATTGAAGGAGGATACCCATTCATTATTTGGATGCTTGCAGGAATTATCCCATGGTTCTTTATAAGCCCAACCTTATTGCAGGGGGCAAGCAGTATTTACAAACGGATCAACCTCGTGGCGAAGATGAATTTCCCTGTCAGTGCATTGCCGACAGTCGCCATCGTCACAAATCTATTTACCTATTTCATTATGATTATCATCTATGTCATCATTCTCTTGTTAAATGGATACTACCCAACTCTTTATTGGCTCCAGTATTTCTACTACTTGCTCTGCATGGTGGCGTTCTTGTTCTCAATCAGCTTGTTTAATTCCACCATCAGTATCATCGTCCGGGATTATCAGCAAATGCTTCAGGCGGTGACAAGATTATTATTCTTCCTGACGCCGATCTTCTGGAGTATGGACCATATAGAAGGAGCGGTTGGGACCATCATCAAGCTGAATCCATTCTATTATATTATTGATGGTTTCCGAAATACCTTTCTATATGAGACATGGTTCTTCAATGATGTAAAGTATGGACTGTATTTCTGGCTGCTGACCTTATTGCTGTTGATGGTTGGTTCCATCATGCATATGAAATTTAGAGATCGCTTTGTTGATTTTCTATAA
- a CDS encoding ABC transporter ATP-binding protein: MSSKVSFKNVSKKYYLTKTKIDKLKSMISSRFDKDGFYAVRNVSFDVKEGETIGLVGINGSGKSTLSNMLAKIIPPTKGSLVMNGQPSLIAIAAGLNNALTGKDNIYLKCLMMGLSSKEIDELYDSIVEFADIGDFIDQPVKSYSSGMKSRLGFAISVHIEPDILIIDEALSVGDQTFYQKCVNKITDFKKQGKTIFFVSHSIGQIEKICDRVIWMHYGELRMFDETKVVVKEYKEFVHWYNGLSKKEKDEYNAKNKESRKHPIGHSHSGILENELTTRRTKKREKKSNPFIPVFVIFFLFMGITATMFSEKPLRTIASFGLIGANTAAPAESIAEEKTEKVSEKGYIIADEADVYAEEGMTERVGSLPFGTSILVTQMGDKQVYIEAAGISGHVSKEDIKLQAEPMEPAAVSMDELSGYLSSNAAVSYEYLLSFIDSDKATLLRVMNGIEEVEEQGIKKLYLAHENVYYVLDDEEKVEEIIFHDFNPITSGELSLADHQLIEAKDQSRFLFQTEKALITIHNDAGQLSYSSL, translated from the coding sequence ATGAGTAGTAAGGTATCTTTTAAGAATGTATCGAAGAAGTATTATTTAACGAAAACGAAGATAGATAAATTAAAGAGCATGATTTCCTCTCGATTTGATAAGGATGGATTCTATGCAGTCCGTAATGTTTCCTTTGATGTAAAAGAAGGAGAGACAATTGGCTTAGTCGGCATCAATGGTTCCGGTAAGTCGACATTATCGAATATGCTCGCGAAGATTATTCCCCCGACAAAGGGGAGCCTTGTGATGAATGGACAGCCGTCATTGATTGCGATTGCCGCTGGCTTGAATAATGCGTTAACAGGGAAAGACAATATTTATTTGAAATGCCTGATGATGGGGCTTTCTTCAAAGGAAATTGACGAGCTGTATGATTCCATTGTTGAATTTGCGGATATTGGGGATTTCATTGATCAGCCAGTCAAGAGCTATTCGAGCGGGATGAAATCAAGGCTGGGCTTTGCTATTTCTGTCCATATCGAGCCGGATATTCTCATTATTGATGAGGCCTTATCTGTCGGTGACCAAACCTTCTATCAAAAGTGTGTCAATAAGATTACCGATTTCAAAAAGCAAGGGAAGACGATCTTCTTTGTCAGTCACTCTATTGGACAAATTGAGAAGATTTGCGACCGCGTCATTTGGATGCATTACGGTGAATTACGCATGTTTGATGAAACAAAGGTCGTTGTGAAGGAATATAAGGAATTCGTTCATTGGTATAATGGTTTATCAAAGAAGGAAAAAGATGAATACAATGCCAAGAATAAAGAGAGTCGGAAGCATCCAATCGGCCATTCTCATTCAGGTATCCTGGAGAATGAGCTGACAACTCGAAGGACGAAGAAGAGAGAGAAGAAAAGTAATCCATTCATCCCTGTATTCGTTATCTTCTTTCTCTTTATGGGCATAACGGCAACGATGTTCAGCGAAAAACCGCTTCGTACCATTGCCTCGTTTGGACTGATTGGTGCGAATACAGCGGCACCTGCTGAATCTATTGCGGAGGAGAAAACAGAGAAGGTTTCCGAGAAAGGATATATTATCGCTGATGAGGCGGATGTATATGCAGAGGAAGGGATGACGGAGCGGGTAGGAAGCCTTCCATTTGGTACGAGCATCCTCGTCACTCAAATGGGCGATAAACAGGTTTATATAGAGGCGGCAGGCATCTCCGGACATGTGAGTAAGGAGGATATCAAGCTGCAGGCAGAACCAATGGAACCCGCAGCTGTATCCATGGATGAATTGAGCGGATATCTTTCTTCAAATGCGGCGGTCTCCTATGAATACTTGCTCTCCTTTATTGATTCTGATAAGGCGACTTTGCTTCGTGTAATGAATGGAATCGAGGAAGTAGAGGAGCAAGGCATAAAGAAACTGTATTTGGCTCATGAGAATGTCTATTATGTACTGGATGATGAAGAGAAGGTAGAGGAAATTATTTTCCACGATTTCAATCCAATTACGAGTGGAGAACTCTCGCTGGCAGATCATCAACTCATTGAAGCGAAGGACCAATCGCGCTTCCTCTTCCAGACGGAAAAAGCTTTAATAACGATTCATAATGATGCGGGTCAATTGTCCTATTCGTCTTTATAA
- the galU gene encoding UTP--glucose-1-phosphate uridylyltransferase GalU, translated as MKKVRKAIIPAAGLGTRFLPATKSVPKEMLPIIDKPTIEYIIEEAVAAGIEDIIIITGKGKRAIEDHFDRALELEHNLLEKGKLDILEKVQYSSELANIHYVRQKEARGLGHAVWCARNFIGDEPFAVLLGDDIVQSEVPCIKQLIDQYEQTGSSVIGVQQVPENETHRYGIVDPKPHVGRLSPVANFIEKPEPGTAPSNLAIMGRYLLTPEIFDILENQETGAGGEIQLTDAIQTLNQSQDVYAYDFEGQRHDVGEKIGFVKTTIEFALQHDDLRDEVLTFMEEMLQNNLVAEK; from the coding sequence TTGAAAAAAGTAAGAAAAGCGATTATTCCTGCGGCAGGATTAGGGACAAGATTTCTGCCAGCGACGAAATCTGTTCCGAAAGAGATGCTCCCGATTATTGATAAGCCAACCATTGAATATATCATTGAGGAAGCTGTTGCAGCGGGTATAGAAGATATTATCATTATCACTGGTAAAGGGAAGCGCGCCATTGAGGATCATTTCGACCGTGCCCTCGAACTGGAGCATAATCTCCTTGAAAAAGGAAAACTTGATATTCTTGAGAAGGTTCAATATTCCTCAGAGCTGGCAAATATCCATTATGTCAGACAAAAAGAAGCCCGCGGGCTTGGTCATGCGGTATGGTGTGCACGTAATTTCATAGGGGATGAGCCGTTTGCGGTTCTTCTTGGGGATGATATCGTGCAAAGTGAGGTCCCTTGCATCAAACAATTGATTGACCAGTATGAACAGACTGGTTCCTCCGTTATCGGCGTACAGCAAGTACCTGAGAATGAAACGCATCGCTATGGAATTGTCGATCCTAAGCCGCATGTAGGACGATTATCTCCAGTAGCCAATTTCATTGAGAAGCCAGAGCCGGGCACAGCACCATCTAATTTGGCTATTATGGGAAGGTATCTCCTCACACCTGAGATCTTTGATATCTTGGAGAACCAAGAAACAGGTGCCGGCGGAGAAATCCAGTTGACTGATGCCATTCAGACATTAAACCAATCCCAGGATGTATATGCATATGACTTTGAAGGCCAGCGTCATGATGTCGGAGAGAAGATTGGCTTCGTCAAAACGACTATTGAGTTTGCGCTTCAGCATGATGATCTTCGTGATGAAGTCCTTACATTCATGGAAGAGATGCTGCAAAATAATTTGGTCGCAGAGAAATAA
- the wecB gene encoding non-hydrolyzing UDP-N-acetylglucosamine 2-epimerase → MGGKLKIMTVFGTRPEAIKMAPLVKELEKYPEYIEPYVTVTAQHRQMLDQVLNIFEIKPDYDLNIMKDKQTLTGITTRVLEGLNEVFREVKPDLVLVHGDTTTTFAASLAAFYQSISVGHVEAGLRTYDKYSPYPEEMNRQLTSVLADYHFAPTNQAKQNLLKENRQENAIYVTGNTAIDALATTVREDYQHPVLEKLGEDRLVLMTAHRRENQGEPMRHMFNSINRLIEKHPDIQVVYPVHMNPVVRELADEILGDNDRVHLIEPLDVIDFHNFASKAYLIMSDSGGVQEEAPSLGVPVLVLRNTTERPEGIEAGTLKLAGTDEETIFSMADELLSNKAEHDKMAKASNPYGDGQAARRIVRSILYANGLEVDRPEDFK, encoded by the coding sequence ATGGGTGGAAAACTAAAGATTATGACCGTGTTTGGTACAAGACCAGAGGCCATTAAAATGGCTCCGCTAGTGAAGGAGCTGGAGAAATACCCTGAATACATAGAACCGTATGTCACCGTGACTGCTCAGCACCGCCAAATGCTTGACCAGGTGCTAAATATATTTGAAATTAAACCTGACTACGACCTGAATATCATGAAGGATAAACAAACCTTAACAGGAATCACGACAAGGGTGCTGGAAGGCTTGAATGAAGTGTTTAGGGAAGTAAAGCCGGACCTTGTGCTTGTTCATGGGGATACGACAACGACCTTTGCCGCAAGCCTTGCTGCCTTCTATCAATCCATTTCCGTCGGGCATGTGGAAGCGGGACTTAGAACATATGACAAGTACTCCCCCTATCCGGAGGAAATGAATCGACAGCTGACTAGCGTTCTTGCTGACTATCATTTTGCTCCGACTAATCAGGCAAAGCAGAACCTGCTCAAGGAGAATAGACAAGAGAATGCGATTTATGTGACAGGCAATACAGCCATTGATGCTCTTGCAACAACCGTGCGAGAAGACTATCAGCATCCGGTATTGGAGAAGCTTGGAGAAGACCGCCTAGTACTGATGACCGCCCACCGTCGAGAGAACCAGGGGGAGCCGATGCGCCATATGTTCAATTCAATCAATCGATTGATTGAAAAGCATCCGGACATCCAAGTAGTCTATCCTGTCCATATGAACCCGGTTGTCAGAGAGCTGGCAGATGAGATTCTTGGCGATAATGACCGCGTTCATCTGATTGAGCCGCTTGATGTCATCGACTTCCATAACTTTGCCTCCAAGGCCTATTTAATTATGAGCGATTCAGGCGGTGTCCAAGAAGAAGCGCCGTCCCTCGGTGTGCCGGTGCTCGTACTGAGAAATACAACCGAACGGCCGGAAGGAATAGAGGCAGGCACGCTGAAATTGGCGGGGACAGATGAGGAGACCATCTTCTCCATGGCAGACGAATTGCTCTCAAATAAAGCGGAGCATGATAAGATGGCGAAAGCCTCCAATCCATATGGAGACGGACAGGCGGCAAGAAGGATTGTCCGGTCGATTCTCTATGCGAATGGGTTGGAAGTCGATCGACCTGAAGATTTTAAATAA